The proteins below are encoded in one region of Erinaceus europaeus chromosome 15, mEriEur2.1, whole genome shotgun sequence:
- the LOC103108990 gene encoding uroplakin-3b-like protein 1 isoform X3, with amino-acid sequence MVGGVWACLRTVNNCSLWTPPWWSPIPGALSFCPPNPSNQLFGRRGHGEGQLLRMLKVATLLGPQPRQSLRRTDGRTLGSWPGHGAQQGTVVPVGNLAGAADLSPAGDRPRVKFLVMSDGGPVAETEWSEEIDLQRAQSLQAAARSHSPNSEVIITALSVLLAVLAAALLTLLVYTCFTTCRNTPISGPGDPMQVRRYNTHHMFSPPASGSS; translated from the exons atggtggggggtGTCTGGGCTTGTCTCAGGACAGTGAACAATTGTTCACTTTGGACCCCTCCCTGGTGGAGCCCAATCCCTGGGGCCCTCAGCTTCTGCCCCCCAAACCCGTCAAACCAGTTGTTTGGGAGGAGGGGGCACGGGGAGGGACAGCTTTTAAGAATGCTTAAAGTGGCCACCCTCCTGGGGCCCCAGCCCAGACAGAGCCTCAGACGGACAGATGGACGGACACTGGGCTCCTGGCCTGGCCATGGGGCTCAGCAGGGGACAGTGGTGCCTGTTGGTAACCTTGCTGGTGCTGCTGACTTGTCTCCAGCTGGGGACAGGCCTCG AGTGAAGTTCCTGGTCATGAGTGACGGGGGGCCTGTGGCAGAGACTGAGTGGTCTGAGGAGATTGACCTGCAGCGAG CCCAGAGCCTCCAGGCAGCCGCCAGGTCCCACAGCCCCAACTCTGAGGTCATCATCACTGCGTTGTCCGTGCTGCTGGCTGTGCTCGCTGCTGCCCTCCTCACCCTGCTGGTCTACACCTG tttcaccacctgcaggaacaCCCCCATCTCTGGCCCAGGGGACCCCATGCAAGTGAGAAGATACAACACCCATCACATGTTCAGCCCTCCAGCCTCAGGGAGCTCCTAA
- the LOC103108990 gene encoding uroplakin-3b-like protein 1 isoform X1: MDGHWAPGLAMGLSRGQWCLLVTLLVLLTCLQLGTGLERIPYVPQLASTALEGRLTQSTFTLEQPGGQFAHLNISDLDPIWLVVANSRAAPNFTAPPKAEGSPVPAELPRSGYYLTLRANRALYLNPLDGRQLRLLRVGNDTGCLWTHRSCNHPLPDPGPYRVKFLVMSDGGPVAETEWSEEIDLQRAQSLQAAARSHSPNSEVIITALSVLLAVLAAALLTLLVYTCFTTCRNTPISGPGDPMQVRRYNTHHMFSPPASGSS, translated from the exons ATGGACGGACACTGGGCTCCTGGCCTGGCCATGGGGCTCAGCAGGGGACAGTGGTGCCTGTTGGTAACCTTGCTGGTGCTGCTGACTTGTCTCCAGCTGGGGACAGGCCTCG AGCGCATCCCCTACGTGCCCCAGCTCGCCAGCACCGCCCTGGAGGGCAGGCTCACCCAGTCCACCTTCACACTGGAGCAGCCCGGAGGCCAGTTCGCTCACCTCAACATTTCCGATCTGGACCCCATCTGGCTGGTAGTGGCCAACAGCAGGG CTGCCCCAAACTTCACGGCCCCCCCAAAGGCCGAGGGCAGCCCCGTGCCGGCCGAGCTCCCCCGCAGCGGCTACTACCTGACTCTCAGGGCCAACCGGGCGCTGTACCTCAACCCCCTGGACGGTCGCCAGCTCCGGCTGCTGCGTGTAGGCAATGACACCGGCTGCCTCTGGACCCACAGAAGCTGCAACCACCCCCTGCCCGACCCCGGGCCCTACCG AGTGAAGTTCCTGGTCATGAGTGACGGGGGGCCTGTGGCAGAGACTGAGTGGTCTGAGGAGATTGACCTGCAGCGAG CCCAGAGCCTCCAGGCAGCCGCCAGGTCCCACAGCCCCAACTCTGAGGTCATCATCACTGCGTTGTCCGTGCTGCTGGCTGTGCTCGCTGCTGCCCTCCTCACCCTGCTGGTCTACACCTG tttcaccacctgcaggaacaCCCCCATCTCTGGCCCAGGGGACCCCATGCAAGTGAGAAGATACAACACCCATCACATGTTCAGCCCTCCAGCCTCAGGGAGCTCCTAA
- the LOC103108990 gene encoding uroplakin-3b-like protein 1 isoform X2, which yields MDGHWAPGLAMGLSRGQWCLLVTLLVLLTCLQLGTGLAAPNFTAPPKAEGSPVPAELPRSGYYLTLRANRALYLNPLDGRQLRLLRVGNDTGCLWTHRSCNHPLPDPGPYRVKFLVMSDGGPVAETEWSEEIDLQRAQSLQAAARSHSPNSEVIITALSVLLAVLAAALLTLLVYTCFTTCRNTPISGPGDPMQVRRYNTHHMFSPPASGSS from the exons ATGGACGGACACTGGGCTCCTGGCCTGGCCATGGGGCTCAGCAGGGGACAGTGGTGCCTGTTGGTAACCTTGCTGGTGCTGCTGACTTGTCTCCAGCTGGGGACAGGCCTCG CTGCCCCAAACTTCACGGCCCCCCCAAAGGCCGAGGGCAGCCCCGTGCCGGCCGAGCTCCCCCGCAGCGGCTACTACCTGACTCTCAGGGCCAACCGGGCGCTGTACCTCAACCCCCTGGACGGTCGCCAGCTCCGGCTGCTGCGTGTAGGCAATGACACCGGCTGCCTCTGGACCCACAGAAGCTGCAACCACCCCCTGCCCGACCCCGGGCCCTACCG AGTGAAGTTCCTGGTCATGAGTGACGGGGGGCCTGTGGCAGAGACTGAGTGGTCTGAGGAGATTGACCTGCAGCGAG CCCAGAGCCTCCAGGCAGCCGCCAGGTCCCACAGCCCCAACTCTGAGGTCATCATCACTGCGTTGTCCGTGCTGCTGGCTGTGCTCGCTGCTGCCCTCCTCACCCTGCTGGTCTACACCTG tttcaccacctgcaggaacaCCCCCATCTCTGGCCCAGGGGACCCCATGCAAGTGAGAAGATACAACACCCATCACATGTTCAGCCCTCCAGCCTCAGGGAGCTCCTAA